From the Chloroflexus aurantiacus J-10-fl genome, one window contains:
- a CDS encoding MFS transporter produces the protein MTTIPFRQAGFVVTVLAVSVLLAKGTWFSASAVIPALTAEWALNDTVRAWLTMSVQLGFACGAFISAVLGLADRWPTHWFFAGSALLAALCTALIAWWANGPLLALPLRFLTGMALAGVYPVGMKIMATWTQRGRGLAIGVLVGALTVGSASPHLLNVMGGIDDWRRTLLMAAGLAVVGGLIVALMVREGPLRTAAPRFSWSQVVDVARERPVLLANLGYLGHMWELYAAWAWLPLFLLASFEERGIAASWAGLVAFAAIAMGGLGSVLAGLLADRIGRTTITIAAMAVSGSCALAIGFTFGGEPWVVAVLAMVWGLTIVADSAQFSAAVSELSPPGRTGTALTLQTSLGFLLTLITIWLIPPLVNLVGWRWAFAGLAVGPAIGIWAMATLRRSPAAARLAGGRG, from the coding sequence ATGACAACCATTCCATTTCGTCAAGCAGGGTTTGTGGTAACGGTGCTGGCAGTGTCAGTGCTGCTGGCGAAAGGGACGTGGTTTTCCGCTTCAGCCGTCATTCCGGCATTGACTGCCGAATGGGCCTTGAACGACACAGTTCGGGCATGGCTCACGATGTCGGTGCAGTTGGGTTTTGCCTGTGGCGCGTTTATCTCGGCAGTGCTGGGATTGGCGGATCGCTGGCCGACCCACTGGTTTTTTGCCGGTTCAGCCTTGCTGGCGGCGTTGTGTACGGCGTTGATTGCGTGGTGGGCCAATGGCCCTCTACTGGCGTTACCACTGCGTTTTTTGACGGGCATGGCACTGGCTGGAGTGTATCCGGTTGGGATGAAAATCATGGCGACATGGACGCAACGGGGGCGTGGGCTGGCAATCGGGGTGTTGGTCGGAGCACTGACTGTCGGTTCGGCCTCGCCGCATCTGCTGAATGTTATGGGTGGGATTGATGACTGGCGGCGGACGTTGTTGATGGCTGCCGGTCTGGCAGTTGTGGGTGGGCTGATCGTTGCGCTTATGGTACGCGAAGGGCCACTACGCACAGCGGCACCGCGTTTCAGTTGGTCGCAGGTGGTGGACGTGGCACGTGAACGACCGGTGTTGCTGGCGAATCTGGGGTATCTGGGCCATATGTGGGAGCTGTACGCGGCGTGGGCATGGTTGCCGCTTTTCCTGCTGGCCAGCTTCGAGGAGCGCGGTATCGCGGCGTCGTGGGCGGGCCTGGTGGCTTTTGCCGCGATTGCAATGGGTGGGCTGGGGAGTGTGCTGGCCGGGCTGCTTGCCGACCGGATCGGGCGAACGACCATCACGATAGCAGCAATGGCGGTGAGTGGCAGTTGCGCACTCGCGATAGGCTTTACCTTTGGCGGAGAACCATGGGTGGTTGCTGTACTGGCGATGGTATGGGGATTAACGATTGTTGCCGACTCGGCCCAATTCTCGGCAGCGGTAAGCGAACTCTCACCGCCGGGCCGTACCGGTACGGCGCTGACGTTGCAGACCAGTCTGGGGTTTCTGCTCACCCTGATCACCATCTGGCTCATCCCACCACTGGTCAATCTGGTTGGCTGGCGGTGGGCCTTTGCCGGGCTGGCAGTTGGCCCGGCAATCGGGATTTGGGCGATGGCGACGCTGCGGCGTTCGCCGGCAGCGGCA
- a CDS encoding NADH:flavin oxidoreductase, translating into MADLFTPLQVAGRQLRNRIVMAPAPSGLAGSDGFCHSALISYYERRAKAGVGLIVTEPMLICAPSTPTSHLGIWHDCFVPALRRLSAAAHAFGSRIVFLLEVPLADIAMPMLVESYVQGAWRALAASADGVFISVADGGLLATIIAANRQSGNGRQIPITERILPLLTIIEQIRRNYGRHIWVGLRMPAAELVADGLTHQDARLIARRAVAAGAQFLDVTINRYSPDVARFPGWTLPLVASIHRIASEAVVIGSGQLSDPWLADAAIQDGSVDLVMLCTALRLLPEWPQLARRVLGMVSVK; encoded by the coding sequence ATGGCCGATCTCTTCACACCGCTACAGGTTGCCGGTCGGCAGTTGCGCAATCGGATTGTGATGGCGCCGGCACCGAGTGGGCTGGCCGGTTCTGATGGCTTTTGCCATAGCGCTCTGATCAGTTATTACGAGCGACGAGCAAAGGCCGGGGTAGGTCTGATTGTTACTGAACCGATGCTTATTTGTGCGCCATCAACACCGACGAGTCATCTCGGTATCTGGCACGATTGTTTTGTTCCTGCACTCCGGCGGCTTTCAGCCGCAGCCCATGCGTTTGGGAGCCGGATTGTCTTTTTGCTGGAAGTTCCGCTTGCTGATATAGCAATGCCCATGCTCGTTGAGAGCTACGTACAGGGTGCCTGGCGTGCATTAGCCGCCAGTGCAGATGGCGTATTCATCTCGGTTGCCGATGGTGGATTGTTAGCGACGATCATTGCGGCAAATCGGCAGTCGGGTAACGGCAGGCAAATACCGATCACTGAACGTATTCTGCCGTTACTGACTATCATTGAACAGATTCGCCGAAACTATGGTCGTCACATATGGGTTGGGTTGCGTATGCCGGCAGCGGAACTGGTGGCGGATGGCCTGACCCACCAGGATGCCCGGCTGATTGCCCGACGGGCCGTGGCTGCCGGTGCGCAATTTCTGGATGTGACGATTAATCGTTATTCGCCTGATGTAGCACGCTTTCCGGGCTGGACGCTCCCCCTGGTTGCGAGTATCCATCGTATCGCCAGTGAAGCAGTTGTGATTGGCTCCGGGCAATTGAGTGATCCGTGGCTGGCCGATGCGGCCATTCAGGACGGAAGTGTTGATTTGGTCATGCTGTGTACCGCTCTGCGGCTCTTGCCTGAATGGCCGCAACTGGCACGCCGGGTGCTGGGAATGGTCAGCGTAAAATGA
- a CDS encoding L,D-transpeptidase, translating to MRIGRHASPTQFILAGLIGCSLLLWLYWINPATAGSATWSKQLPVVRTVYFPATGHHLSNRVGFLDFWRANGQLHTFGMPISEELVIDGRIVQYFERARFEYHPEYAGTPQQVQLGLIGREWLAHQPTIPPPATDTAIGAFFPETGYTLRGEFFEFWERHGGLPVFGFPLSEERDENGTLVQYFERARFLYRPESLAPFFRQQQAIYGLDLDSLFEVQIDDLGLQIATLHGINTTPVARLPGAVDWSPGLWSRRIEVDLARQYLFAYEDNLLVFSAPVATGRDGFNTPRGDFTIYYRLPQQTMSGCLGGECWYVPNVPWVQYVVGGVALHGTYWHNAHGSGVRMSHGCINLRIDDAQWLYEWADLGVPVKIY from the coding sequence ATGCGGATTGGTCGCCACGCATCACCCACTCAATTTATCCTGGCCGGTTTGATCGGATGTAGCCTGCTACTCTGGTTGTACTGGATCAACCCGGCTACGGCAGGATCAGCGACCTGGTCAAAACAATTACCGGTCGTTCGCACCGTCTACTTTCCAGCTACCGGCCATCATCTCTCAAACCGGGTCGGCTTTCTCGATTTCTGGCGGGCTAATGGTCAGCTTCACACCTTCGGCATGCCGATCAGTGAAGAACTGGTCATTGATGGCCGGATTGTCCAATACTTTGAACGTGCCCGTTTTGAGTACCACCCCGAATACGCCGGCACACCTCAGCAGGTGCAGCTTGGTCTGATCGGACGCGAATGGCTGGCACACCAGCCCACAATCCCTCCGCCCGCGACCGACACCGCAATCGGTGCCTTCTTCCCGGAAACCGGCTACACTCTGCGTGGTGAATTCTTTGAATTCTGGGAGCGCCATGGCGGCTTGCCGGTCTTCGGCTTTCCCCTCAGCGAAGAACGTGACGAGAACGGCACGCTTGTCCAATACTTCGAGCGCGCCCGTTTTCTCTACCGACCGGAATCACTCGCGCCTTTCTTCCGTCAACAGCAAGCCATCTACGGCCTCGATCTTGATAGCCTCTTTGAAGTTCAAATTGATGATCTCGGTCTTCAAATCGCCACATTGCACGGCATCAACACAACACCGGTTGCCCGTCTCCCTGGTGCCGTTGATTGGAGTCCCGGTTTATGGTCACGCCGCATTGAAGTCGATCTGGCGCGCCAATACCTCTTCGCCTACGAGGACAACCTGTTAGTCTTTTCAGCACCGGTTGCCACCGGACGCGACGGTTTCAATACACCACGCGGCGATTTCACCATCTACTACCGCTTACCCCAACAAACAATGAGTGGCTGCCTCGGTGGTGAATGCTGGTATGTACCCAATGTGCCGTGGGTTCAGTATGTCGTCGGTGGAGTTGCTCTCCACGGAACCTACTGGCATAACGCCCACGGCAGTGGCGTGCGGATGTCACACGGTTGTATTAATTTACGGATCGATGATGCCCAGTGGCTTTACGAATGGGCCGATCTCGGCGTACCGGTCAAGATATACTGA
- a CDS encoding biotin/lipoyl-containing protein — MKRLRITVNGITYEVEVEVLADDDEPALHAPTSVNAVPPPQSPTRTDSAPRPTSPNPTGPGVLVSPIAGIVAEIKVNVGDQVKENDPLVVIEAMKMNSNVSSPIAGTIRAINVKVGDSVRQGQPLLEFA; from the coding sequence ATGAAGCGCTTACGCATCACTGTCAACGGTATCACCTACGAGGTCGAAGTCGAGGTATTAGCCGACGATGACGAGCCAGCGTTGCATGCTCCAACCAGTGTGAATGCCGTACCACCGCCACAATCGCCGACACGCACCGACTCTGCACCAAGGCCGACCTCACCAAATCCAACCGGCCCAGGCGTGCTGGTATCACCCATTGCCGGCATCGTGGCCGAAATCAAGGTAAATGTCGGCGATCAGGTAAAGGAAAATGATCCGCTGGTCGTGATTGAGGCAATGAAGATGAATTCTAACGTTAGCTCACCGATTGCCGGCACCATCCGTGCCATCAATGTGAAAGTCGGCGACTCGGTGCGTCAAGGTCAACCACTCCTGGAGTTTGCCTGA
- a CDS encoding acyl-CoA carboxylase subunit beta: protein MTQQELARQAPPTMRARIESLRQYRQRLEQGGGPDRIARQHQAGKLTARERIHLLIEPETFQELFLFARHRCTAFGMADKEIPAEGVITGCGSVDGRQVFVAAQDFTVAGGSVGEMHADKICQTMDLAFKCGSPFITINDSGGARIQEGIDALSGYGRIFYRNVLLSGVVPQIAIIAGPCAGGAAYSPALMDFIIMVRGSEMFITGPEVLKQVTGEHVTGDELGGPEAQVRSGVAHFIAENDVEAIAICKRLLSFLPANNLEDPPDRGDGELRLFNDPVLDTIIPADPREPYDVIPIIKRIVDDGDFLEVQRGFADNAVIGFARIDGSTVGIVANQPMVMAGVLDIDASDKIARFVRFCNAFNIPLITFIDVPGFLPGVAQERGGIIRHGAKMLFAYSAATTPKISIILRKAYGGAYLAMCGKDLGADRVAAWPGAEIAVMGPEGAVNIIYRDQIKQADDPAAARAEFVRQYRAEFASPYVGAGRNLIDSIIAPSETRRYLSLALASLRTKREFRPQKKHGLVPL from the coding sequence ATGACTCAACAAGAGCTGGCCCGACAAGCACCGCCAACGATGCGTGCTCGCATTGAATCCCTGCGCCAGTACCGGCAGCGCCTGGAACAGGGCGGTGGCCCAGACCGTATCGCACGCCAGCATCAAGCCGGTAAACTGACTGCCCGCGAACGTATTCACCTGCTGATTGAACCGGAAACGTTTCAGGAACTCTTCCTCTTTGCCCGTCACCGCTGTACCGCCTTTGGCATGGCCGACAAGGAGATACCGGCTGAAGGCGTCATCACCGGTTGTGGCAGTGTTGATGGCCGCCAGGTCTTTGTTGCCGCTCAGGACTTTACCGTTGCCGGCGGCTCGGTCGGCGAGATGCACGCCGATAAGATCTGTCAGACGATGGATCTCGCGTTCAAATGCGGTTCGCCGTTTATCACCATCAACGATAGCGGCGGTGCTCGCATCCAGGAGGGCATTGATGCCCTCAGTGGCTATGGTCGCATCTTCTACCGCAACGTCCTGCTCTCCGGAGTAGTACCCCAAATCGCCATTATCGCCGGGCCATGCGCGGGCGGTGCCGCCTATTCGCCGGCTTTGATGGACTTCATCATCATGGTGCGGGGCAGCGAGATGTTCATCACCGGCCCGGAAGTACTCAAACAAGTGACCGGCGAACACGTCACCGGTGACGAACTCGGCGGCCCTGAAGCTCAAGTACGTAGCGGCGTTGCCCATTTCATTGCTGAGAACGATGTGGAAGCAATTGCAATCTGCAAGCGACTGCTGAGTTTCCTACCGGCGAACAACCTCGAAGACCCACCTGATCGCGGTGACGGCGAACTGCGCCTGTTCAACGATCCGGTGCTCGACACCATCATCCCCGCTGATCCACGTGAACCATACGATGTCATACCCATCATCAAGCGGATCGTTGATGATGGGGACTTTCTCGAAGTCCAGCGTGGCTTCGCCGACAACGCCGTAATCGGGTTTGCCCGCATCGACGGCAGTACCGTTGGAATTGTTGCCAATCAGCCGATGGTGATGGCAGGAGTACTCGATATTGACGCTTCGGATAAGATAGCGCGTTTTGTCCGTTTTTGCAACGCCTTCAACATTCCACTCATCACATTTATTGACGTCCCAGGCTTCCTGCCCGGCGTTGCCCAGGAACGCGGCGGCATCATTCGGCACGGCGCGAAGATGCTCTTCGCCTACTCCGCCGCAACCACACCGAAAATATCAATCATCCTGCGCAAAGCCTACGGCGGCGCCTACCTGGCCATGTGCGGCAAAGACCTGGGGGCGGATCGGGTAGCCGCCTGGCCAGGCGCCGAAATCGCGGTCATGGGGCCAGAGGGCGCGGTTAACATCATCTACCGCGACCAGATCAAGCAGGCGGACGACCCGGCTGCGGCGCGTGCCGAATTTGTACGCCAGTACCGGGCTGAGTTTGCCTCACCCTACGTCGGTGCCGGTCGCAACCTTATCGATAGCATCATTGCCCCCAGCGAAACCCGCCGCTACCTCAGCCTGGCCCTGGCCTCGCTGCGCACCAAACGTGAGTTCCGTCCGCAAAAGAAGCACGGCCTGGTTCCGCTCTAA
- a CDS encoding response regulator translates to MTYRIVVVARANPTLRSLPEALAGDAEVQMFTSANDALWSISTEPPDLVLSEIDLDEMSGLDLAEIVPNFDPNTRVLLWGNNLSSTDRERAQTAGVSSVLTGELSLDMVRHAIHTALNTPRTEPLPATPAPAPAPTEAVREVAKPVESTPTPPAKSEPVRSTSGETPTDSSPRRQFTPARVVLPSRAEREAAERAAREAAEREAAEREAAERAARETASTRGGLAARSRAAAERRTQSPAPSSAPGSTSTPPPAPPSTWRSDGHNLIVTEQNIAAIRSVMSQLGQDLGTQSIMLTDRAGMILVETGDKGNLPLMIVLPLLSTGFSTTGEVARQLREEDATSVYIHEGVNIDLYCFDVAQRFLLVLVFNKRVASSKIGAVWVNAKRAIRELRDVLAR, encoded by the coding sequence ATGACGTATCGTATCGTCGTAGTCGCCCGCGCTAACCCAACGCTCCGTAGCCTACCAGAGGCGCTGGCCGGCGACGCTGAAGTACAAATGTTTACATCGGCAAACGATGCCTTGTGGTCGATCAGTACCGAACCACCTGATCTGGTACTGAGCGAGATTGATCTTGACGAGATGAGCGGTCTTGATTTGGCTGAAATTGTGCCAAATTTTGACCCGAACACCCGTGTCCTTCTTTGGGGAAACAACCTGAGCAGCACCGACCGCGAACGTGCGCAAACGGCTGGCGTTAGCAGTGTACTCACCGGTGAGTTGAGTCTGGACATGGTACGTCACGCAATCCATACAGCCCTTAACACACCACGAACTGAGCCGCTGCCGGCAACTCCAGCACCTGCCCCGGCACCTACCGAAGCGGTACGCGAAGTAGCCAAACCGGTAGAGAGCACACCGACACCACCTGCAAAGAGTGAACCAGTACGTTCAACATCAGGTGAAACACCTACCGATTCATCACCACGGCGGCAATTTACACCGGCACGAGTCGTCTTACCTTCCCGAGCTGAACGAGAAGCCGCTGAAAGAGCTGCTCGTGAAGCTGCCGAGCGCGAAGCTGCTGAACGAGAAGCCGCCGAACGTGCGGCCCGTGAAACGGCATCGACACGTGGTGGGTTGGCAGCTCGCTCACGTGCAGCTGCTGAACGCCGCACACAATCGCCGGCCCCTTCATCTGCTCCAGGATCAACCTCAACCCCACCACCTGCACCGCCATCAACCTGGCGCAGCGATGGTCATAACCTGATCGTTACCGAGCAGAATATCGCAGCTATCCGCAGTGTTATGAGCCAGTTGGGGCAAGACCTGGGCACTCAAAGTATTATGTTAACTGATCGTGCAGGCATGATCCTGGTCGAAACCGGCGACAAGGGCAACCTGCCGTTGATGATCGTCTTACCACTCCTCTCAACCGGCTTTTCAACCACCGGTGAAGTGGCCCGCCAGCTCCGTGAAGAAGATGCAACAAGCGTCTACATCCACGAAGGGGTAAATATCGATCTCTACTGCTTCGACGTAGCTCAGCGATTTCTGCTCGTGTTGGTTTTCAACAAGCGTGTCGCCAGCTCGAAAATCGGTGCCGTGTGGGTCAACGCCAAACGTGCCATCCGGGAATTGCGCGACGTACTCGCCCGCTAA
- a CDS encoding OadG family protein, translating to MVDPGANPLLTGLQIAITGISIVFIVLIIVALVLGALNATQRLFRSTTPDTITPPSKPERNPVAADQLDPQLIAILTAAAVTALDQPVRILRVRYYRQLSVNWARLGRISVMANRQLRR from the coding sequence ATGGTCGATCCTGGCGCTAATCCGCTCCTGACCGGCTTGCAGATCGCGATTACCGGTATAAGCATCGTCTTCATCGTGTTAATAATTGTGGCTCTGGTCTTAGGCGCACTCAATGCCACGCAACGACTCTTCCGCTCAACCACGCCAGATACTATCACACCGCCATCCAAACCAGAGAGGAATCCTGTCGCTGCCGATCAACTCGATCCCCAACTCATTGCCATCCTGACCGCAGCGGCAGTGACGGCACTCGACCAGCCGGTACGTATCTTGCGTGTGCGCTACTACCGACAACTATCGGTGAACTGGGCACGACTGGGCCGCATCAGCGTAATGGCTAATCGCCAGTTACGCCGATAA
- a CDS encoding sodium ion-translocating decarboxylase subunit beta codes for MEWLIGFFEASGIAHLAWGNLLMIVVGCVFVYLAIARNFEPLLLVPIGFGIILGNMPFEPGMGQGVYDQGSVLNYIYFGVIAGVFPPLIFLGIGAMTDFSALIAQPRLILLGAAAQLGIFFTLLMAVFLGQYLPFLDLADANDPLRLLRAAAAIGIIGGADGPTAIFIASRLAPDLLGAIAVSAYSYMALVPVIQPPIMRLLTTREERLIRMPPPAEVSRTQRILFPIIGLIVCVLIVPDTLPLLGMLFFGNLLKESGVTERLAKTARSALIDSVTIMLGLTVGASTQASNFLTPRSIAIFALGACAFAISTAGGVLFAKFYNLFTRNKINPLIGAAGVSAVPMSARVAHTVAQAEDRHNFLIWQAMCPNVAGVIGSAVAAGVMLVILR; via the coding sequence ATGGAATGGCTGATTGGTTTTTTTGAAGCAAGCGGGATTGCCCATCTGGCATGGGGCAATCTGTTGATGATCGTCGTCGGCTGTGTGTTCGTCTATCTGGCAATTGCCCGCAACTTCGAGCCACTCCTCCTGGTACCGATTGGATTCGGCATCATTCTCGGCAATATGCCATTTGAACCAGGCATGGGGCAGGGTGTCTACGACCAGGGCAGCGTCTTGAACTACATCTACTTCGGAGTCATCGCCGGCGTCTTCCCGCCCCTCATCTTTCTCGGCATCGGGGCAATGACCGACTTCTCGGCCCTGATTGCCCAGCCGCGCCTGATCTTGCTCGGTGCTGCTGCTCAGCTCGGTATCTTCTTCACGCTCTTAATGGCTGTCTTTCTGGGACAGTATCTCCCGTTCCTCGATCTGGCCGACGCTAACGATCCTCTTCGTTTGCTGCGGGCTGCGGCGGCAATTGGGATCATCGGCGGGGCTGATGGGCCAACGGCCATTTTCATTGCCTCACGGCTCGCACCTGATCTCCTCGGCGCGATTGCCGTCTCTGCCTACTCGTACATGGCCCTGGTGCCGGTCATTCAACCACCGATCATGCGCCTGCTCACCACCCGCGAAGAGCGCCTGATCCGCATGCCACCACCCGCCGAGGTCAGCCGCACACAACGTATCCTGTTCCCGATCATTGGCCTGATCGTCTGTGTGCTCATCGTCCCGGATACATTACCGCTGCTTGGCATGCTCTTCTTCGGCAATCTCCTCAAAGAGAGCGGTGTCACCGAACGACTGGCCAAAACAGCACGCAGCGCCCTGATCGATAGCGTGACCATTATGCTCGGTCTGACCGTCGGTGCCAGTACGCAGGCCAGCAACTTTCTCACCCCGCGATCTATCGCCATCTTTGCCCTTGGTGCCTGCGCATTTGCCATCTCGACCGCAGGCGGTGTCTTGTTCGCCAAATTTTACAATCTCTTTACCCGTAACAAAATCAATCCGCTGATCGGCGCGGCTGGCGTGTCAGCCGTCCCAATGTCGGCACGAGTTGCGCATACCGTTGCGCAGGCAGAGGATCGGCACAACTTCTTAATCTGGCAGGCAATGTGTCCAAACGTTGCCGGCGTGATCGGATCGGCAGTGGCGGCAGGAGTCATGCTGGTCATTTTACGCTGA